The Clostridium sp. AWRP genome has a window encoding:
- a CDS encoding cobalamin-dependent protein (Presence of a B(12) (cobalamin)-binding domain implies dependence on cobalamin itself, in one of its several forms, or in some unusual lineages, dependence on a cobalamin-like analog.): MSKKLVDAMADLDEDVVLAEVKAQKENGTPVLDIIADLQEGMGIVGNRFEKKEYFLSELIMSAEVFNEASEIIGGLGEAAGPNNGIFVMGTIYDDIHDIGKNIVTTVMKSNGFDVKDLGVDVPTSKYIEAIEQYRPKVIGISCLLTTCFDNVKQCIKEIEDAGLRKDLKILVGGGPVDEAAGKYMGADLVCKDAQQTVDFCKKAMGVN, from the coding sequence ATGAGTAAAAAATTAGTTGATGCAATGGCAGATTTGGATGAAGATGTTGTTTTAGCAGAGGTAAAAGCACAAAAGGAAAACGGAACACCAGTATTAGATATAATAGCAGATTTACAGGAAGGTATGGGAATTGTAGGAAACAGATTTGAAAAAAAGGAATATTTTTTATCTGAACTTATTATGTCAGCAGAAGTGTTTAATGAGGCATCAGAGATCATTGGAGGATTAGGAGAAGCTGCAGGACCAAATAATGGAATATTTGTAATGGGAACTATTTATGATGATATACATGATATAGGGAAAAATATTGTAACTACTGTAATGAAAAGCAATGGCTTTGACGTAAAAGACCTTGGAGTTGATGTACCTACATCAAAATATATTGAAGCTATAGAACAATATAGACCTAAGGTAATAGGAATATCATGCCTTTTGACTACTTGCTTTGATAATGTAAAACAATGCATAAAGGAAATAGAAGATGCAGGACTTAGAAAGGATTTAAAGATTCTAGTTGGAGGGGGTCCTGTAGACGAGGCGGCAGGAAAATACATGGGTGCAGATTTAGTTTGCAAAGATGCACAGCAGACAGTAGATTTCTGTAAAAAAGCTATGGGGGTAAATTAA
- a CDS encoding uroporphyrinogen decarboxylase family protein, with protein sequence MKTTQQLYNERLDRFRKTLALEKTDRTPVILMNDSFAARHMGLKLADICGKDSVKVSNKVIIDSLKDLGDVDGVNSSYSVGPLFPLEFMSRVKLPGRELSDDMLWQIDEAEMMKPEDYDTIINKGWNNFMPGYLKDRLGINVDEIMADAAYAPQADQNVKDAGFVVYSPAAVITVNEYLSGGRSMVKFMRDLFRMPDKVGETLDVIQAEVVEGIRKQIRATKPDVLFLSPARGASEFYSPKLWERFVWKYIKETADAVIEEGTICSIHIDGNWERDLDYFKDFPKGKIVFETDGVTDIYKIKEKLGDHMCIKGDVPAGKLVLGTPDEVYDYASKLVKDMGDGFILASGCSIPPNAKVENVKAMISAATGR encoded by the coding sequence ATGAAAACAACACAACAATTATACAATGAACGTTTAGATAGATTTAGAAAAACATTAGCATTAGAAAAAACAGATAGAACACCTGTTATACTTATGAATGATTCTTTTGCCGCTAGACATATGGGATTGAAGTTGGCAGATATTTGTGGAAAAGATAGTGTCAAAGTATCGAATAAAGTTATAATAGATTCTCTAAAAGATTTGGGAGATGTGGATGGAGTTAATTCATCCTACTCTGTAGGACCTTTATTTCCATTAGAATTTATGTCAAGAGTTAAGCTTCCAGGACGAGAGCTTTCCGATGATATGCTTTGGCAGATTGATGAAGCAGAAATGATGAAGCCAGAAGATTATGATACCATTATAAATAAAGGCTGGAACAATTTTATGCCTGGTTACTTAAAAGATAGATTGGGAATTAATGTTGATGAAATTATGGCAGATGCAGCTTATGCTCCACAAGCCGATCAAAATGTCAAAGATGCTGGGTTTGTAGTATATAGTCCTGCTGCAGTTATAACTGTAAATGAATATTTGAGTGGTGGACGTTCTATGGTAAAATTTATGAGGGATTTATTTAGAATGCCTGATAAAGTTGGGGAAACTTTGGATGTTATTCAGGCAGAAGTAGTTGAAGGTATAAGAAAGCAAATAAGAGCTACTAAACCAGATGTACTTTTCCTTTCTCCAGCACGTGGAGCTAGTGAATTCTATTCTCCTAAGTTATGGGAGCGTTTTGTATGGAAATATATTAAGGAGACAGCAGATGCGGTTATAGAAGAAGGTACAATATGTAGCATCCACATTGATGGAAACTGGGAGCGTGACCTTGACTACTTTAAAGATTTTCCAAAAGGAAAGATTGTATTTGAAACAGATGGTGTAACAGATATTTATAAAATAAAAGAAAAGCTTGGAGATCATATGTGCATTAAAGGAGATGTACCTGCTGGAAAACTTGTTCTTGGTACTCCTGATGAAGTGTATGATTATGCTTCTAAACTTGTTAAAGATATGGGGGATGGATTTATTTTAGCAAGTGGATGTTCAATACCTCCAAATGCAAAAGTTGAAAATGTAAAAGCAATGATTTCTGCAGCTACAGGCAGATAG